From Salinibacterium sp. ZJ450, one genomic window encodes:
- the rplQ gene encoding 50S ribosomal protein L17, whose product MPTPTKGPRLGGGPAHERLMLANLAAALFTHKSIKTTETKAKRLRPVAERLITFAKRGDLHARRRVLGIIGDKSVVHELFTEIAPLVAERDGGYTRITKLGFRKGDNAPMVQIELVLEPVTPKTKSTQKAEKPAAAPVEEAPAADEAEVEETETETAADATEEAPAADEAAAEDDSKK is encoded by the coding sequence ATGCCTACACCCACTAAGGGACCCCGCCTCGGAGGCGGACCGGCTCACGAGCGCCTGATGCTCGCCAACCTCGCCGCGGCGCTCTTCACGCACAAGAGCATCAAGACCACCGAGACCAAGGCCAAGCGCCTGCGTCCCGTGGCCGAGCGCCTCATCACGTTCGCGAAGCGCGGCGACCTGCACGCGCGCCGTCGCGTGCTCGGCATCATCGGCGACAAGAGCGTCGTGCACGAGCTCTTCACCGAGATCGCGCCGCTCGTCGCGGAGCGTGACGGCGGCTACACCCGCATCACCAAGCTCGGCTTCCGCAAGGGCGACAACGCCCCCATGGTGCAGATCGAGCTCGTTCTCGAGCCCGTGACCCCGAAGACGAAGAGCACCCAGAAGGCTGAGAAGCCTGCCGCTGCTCCCGTCGAGGAAGCTCCCGCTGCTGACGAGGCCGAGGTCGAAGAGACCGAGACCGAGACCGCCGCTGACGCGACCGAGGAAGCGCCTGCCGCTGACGAGGCCGCAGCCGAGGACGACAGCAAGAAGTAG
- a CDS encoding DUF4383 domain-containing protein gives MPSSPNRLVATIFGAIYLVVGLLGFLATGRVAFVGPEGGLLLGIFEVNPLHNIAHLIIGAALLTAGLTSVRASKSANITVGVIYLLLGIVGFFIVDTPANILALNTADHFLHLVSAIVLLAVGFAAERVPQGGVARA, from the coding sequence ATTCCCTCCTCACCCAACCGACTGGTGGCGACCATCTTCGGAGCCATCTACCTGGTCGTGGGACTCCTCGGGTTCCTCGCCACCGGACGCGTGGCCTTCGTGGGCCCAGAAGGCGGCCTGCTGCTGGGTATCTTCGAGGTGAACCCGCTGCACAACATCGCTCACCTGATCATCGGAGCCGCGCTGCTGACAGCCGGACTGACCAGCGTGCGCGCGTCGAAGTCGGCGAACATCACTGTGGGAGTCATCTACCTGCTGCTCGGAATCGTCGGGTTCTTCATCGTCGACACTCCGGCGAACATTCTCGCGCTGAACACGGCAGACCACTTCCTGCACTTGGTGAGCGCCATCGTTCTGCTCGCGGTCGGTTTCGCCGCAGAGCGCGTGCCGCAAGGCGGCGTTGCCCGAGCCTGA
- a CDS encoding phage holin family protein yields the protein MSYVPPAAAPPPDPEQKAASTSLGDLLGEVTRDISTLMRQEVELAKAELQQSATRAGKGAGLYGGAGVAGVMTLLFVSIALWWGLGYLIGNAWSALVVAVIWAIIGLILYTRAKKAMQSVKGMPKTVDSLKKIPETLTRNDEVQ from the coding sequence ATGAGCTACGTTCCTCCCGCGGCGGCTCCGCCTCCGGACCCCGAGCAGAAAGCGGCGAGCACCTCGCTCGGTGATCTGCTGGGTGAGGTCACCCGAGACATCTCGACGCTGATGCGTCAGGAGGTCGAGCTCGCGAAGGCTGAGCTGCAGCAATCCGCAACCCGCGCGGGCAAAGGCGCAGGACTGTACGGCGGGGCCGGCGTGGCGGGCGTCATGACGCTGTTGTTCGTCTCCATCGCGCTCTGGTGGGGGCTCGGGTACCTCATCGGCAACGCCTGGTCGGCGCTGGTCGTGGCGGTGATCTGGGCGATTATCGGCCTGATCCTGTACACGCGGGCGAAGAAGGCGATGCAGTCCGTCAAGGGAATGCCCAAGACGGTCGACTCACTCAAGAAGATTCCGGAAACCCTCACGAGAAACGATGAAGTCCAATGA
- a CDS encoding acyltransferase family protein produces MTDPTKPPASAPEVSASQASTSRIPGLDGLRAIAVTAVLIFHLMPGLLPGGYIGVDVFFVISGFLITTLLLREHQRTGRIALGSFWQRRARRLLPAIGVLVISCGAAAWLVGGDILVNLGWQVAGALSFSFNWLSIADGTSYFDHTTPELFRNLWSLAVEEQFYLLWPLLVLALLTIPRWRVRLAVVATLAAVSALAMAVLVVPGQDVTRVYFGTDTHSFGLTIGAALALAIARWPAGQSAWPRRVRMSLAPLGWMAIVGIGAIAMLMPSAGAAPYRGGLVLVALLAALVIAAASVPGAALGRLLDNAPMRWVGERSYGLYLWHWPVWVILAAALPTWQASDAGEWALGGLALTIAVVAATASYRFIEQPIRRKGLRATLVAYTRWWRQPRWRVVAAASVTVFIGATSTATLAAIAEDPGEGSAQHEIERGQAALALPSPEPTPEAPAVLPGGDQITAVGDSVMLAVVPELQQNFPGISVDAVVSRQMRTAPDLLRAQRDAGTLRSTVVLGLGTNGPISTQTLDEVRQIIGSDRQLVIVNVQAPRGWTDEVNATLHEFADRYRDVELANWQGAIQPQLHLLAGDQIHATSAGGVVYADALRGALQRLAELPPVLDLADYGLADLPQ; encoded by the coding sequence ATGACTGATCCCACGAAACCGCCCGCATCTGCGCCGGAGGTCTCGGCGTCGCAGGCGTCGACGTCGCGGATCCCGGGGCTCGACGGCCTGCGGGCGATCGCCGTCACGGCGGTGCTGATCTTCCACCTCATGCCGGGCCTTCTGCCGGGCGGGTACATCGGCGTCGACGTCTTCTTCGTGATCAGCGGGTTCCTGATCACGACACTGCTGCTGCGCGAGCATCAGCGCACCGGACGGATCGCGCTCGGCAGCTTCTGGCAGCGTCGCGCCAGGCGGCTGCTGCCGGCCATCGGCGTGCTCGTCATCAGTTGCGGCGCCGCCGCCTGGCTGGTGGGTGGCGACATCCTGGTCAACCTCGGCTGGCAGGTAGCCGGTGCGCTCAGCTTCAGCTTCAACTGGCTGTCGATCGCCGACGGCACCAGCTACTTCGATCACACCACCCCGGAGCTGTTCCGCAACCTCTGGTCGCTGGCCGTGGAGGAACAGTTTTACCTGCTGTGGCCGCTGCTGGTGCTGGCACTGTTGACCATCCCCCGCTGGCGCGTCCGGCTCGCCGTGGTCGCCACCCTCGCGGCCGTGTCGGCGCTCGCCATGGCCGTGCTGGTCGTCCCGGGGCAGGACGTGACCAGGGTCTACTTCGGCACGGACACCCACAGTTTCGGCCTGACGATCGGGGCCGCGCTGGCACTCGCGATCGCCCGCTGGCCGGCCGGCCAGTCGGCATGGCCAAGACGGGTGCGGATGTCGCTCGCCCCACTGGGCTGGATGGCGATCGTCGGCATCGGGGCGATCGCCATGCTGATGCCGTCGGCCGGCGCGGCGCCGTACCGCGGCGGATTGGTGCTGGTGGCGCTGCTCGCCGCTCTGGTGATCGCCGCTGCCAGCGTGCCCGGCGCCGCACTTGGCCGGCTGCTTGACAACGCCCCGATGCGCTGGGTCGGCGAGCGCAGCTACGGTCTGTACCTCTGGCATTGGCCGGTGTGGGTGATACTCGCCGCAGCGCTGCCAACCTGGCAGGCATCCGACGCCGGCGAATGGGCGCTCGGTGGGCTCGCCCTAACGATCGCTGTCGTCGCGGCGACCGCCTCGTACCGCTTCATCGAGCAGCCCATCCGCCGCAAGGGGCTGCGCGCCACCCTGGTGGCATACACCCGGTGGTGGCGGCAGCCCCGATGGCGCGTGGTCGCCGCGGCCTCGGTCACCGTCTTCATCGGCGCGACGAGCACCGCCACGCTGGCCGCCATCGCCGAAGACCCGGGCGAGGGCAGCGCACAGCACGAGATTGAACGCGGTCAGGCGGCTTTGGCACTGCCCAGTCCGGAGCCGACGCCGGAGGCACCCGCCGTATTGCCCGGCGGCGACCAGATCACCGCGGTCGGCGACTCGGTGATGCTCGCGGTGGTGCCAGAGCTGCAACAGAACTTCCCAGGTATCAGCGTCGACGCGGTGGTGTCCCGGCAGATGCGAACGGCGCCCGACCTGCTGCGCGCGCAGCGGGATGCCGGCACGCTGCGATCCACCGTGGTGCTCGGCCTCGGCACCAACGGGCCGATCTCGACCCAGACGCTGGACGAGGTGCGGCAGATCATCGGTTCCGACCGCCAGTTGGTGATTGTGAACGTGCAGGCGCCCCGCGGCTGGACCGATGAGGTGAACGCCACCCTGCACGAGTTCGCAGACCGGTATCGGGATGTCGAACTGGCGAACTGGCAGGGTGCCATCCAGCCCCAACTGCACCTGCTCGCCGGTGACCAGATCCACGCCACCAGCGCCGGCGGTGTGGTCTACGCCGATGCCTTGCGCGGTGCGTTGCAGCGTCTGGCCGAGCTGCCTCCGGTGCTCGATCTCGCCGACTACGGCCTCGCCGATCTGCCGCAGTAG
- a CDS encoding DUF3618 domain-containing protein gives MTNDPNELRADIERTRADLGYDVDALADKVTPSKMVQRQTSRARQSIRSVKDRVMGAASDARDSAGESIAHAPQVVAQKAQGNPMAVGLIAFGAGLLVASLIPASEKEKELAGTIKEKAEPLTDEVADVAKEMAGNLKEPAQEAATAVKDAATDAGDTVKQETTSAASDVQDKAKGTMGSGGPSSSGGTTTPPL, from the coding sequence ATGACTAACGATCCCAATGAACTCCGCGCAGACATCGAACGGACGAGAGCTGACCTTGGCTACGACGTCGATGCTCTCGCTGATAAGGTCACGCCCTCGAAGATGGTGCAACGCCAGACCAGCCGGGCCAGGCAAAGCATCAGAAGCGTGAAGGACCGAGTGATGGGCGCCGCGTCTGACGCCCGTGACAGCGCCGGCGAGAGCATTGCGCACGCGCCGCAGGTTGTCGCGCAGAAGGCGCAGGGCAACCCCATGGCCGTCGGGCTGATCGCGTTCGGCGCCGGCTTGCTCGTGGCGTCGCTCATCCCGGCGAGCGAGAAGGAGAAGGAGCTCGCCGGAACAATCAAGGAGAAGGCAGAACCGCTCACCGACGAGGTGGCGGATGTCGCCAAGGAAATGGCCGGCAACCTGAAGGAACCTGCCCAGGAGGCCGCGACCGCGGTGAAGGATGCCGCCACAGACGCGGGCGACACCGTGAAGCAGGAAACCACATCGGCCGCGAGTGATGTGCAGGACAAGGCCAAAGGAACCATGGGTTCCGGCGGCCCAAGCTCCAGCGGCGGAACGACGACCCCGCCTCTGTGA